The Bacillota bacterium nucleotide sequence CAGGTATAATGACACAGCCATAATGCGAGGCCATTTCCCTGTAGGTTGGGTGGATTTCAGGCTCATAGTAGCAGGGCTTCTTAACAGCGGTTTTGGTATTATCCGGCACAATGATTTCAGTTGAGCCACCAAAGTAGGTAAAAGCATTTACATGTGCATTAATCCATGCGTGAAGTTCCATAGAAAGACATGGTTCCGTATAAAGCATGTTACTGGCACCAAGCACAGCTACAAAGAAGTATACTTCTCTTCGTTCTCCGGTGTCGGCATCGATGATATAATGTGTAAGACCAGCCCAATCCACAAACACTTTTTCTCCTGCCCGGTGGATCTGGTGCATGGATAGGTTTCGGAGTTTTCGCCATTTTAGGTAATGGTCACAAAATTGTGTATATTGGACACCATCGGGGTATTTTTCCTTGTACTCCTGCCATAATAACTGCAGGGTGACCCCTTTTTTCATCAGCTCCTTATGAATGTACTCATAGTCCGGCAAAGGCTTTTTACTGCTTCTGATCTCCTGGGGATAAAGTTTTGCCTCAAGTTCGGCATCATCCATTTGTGAGATCATGGGCCAGTCAAGATGTTGATTTTTGTATCGCTCAGTGATGGCGGCAACGGTGGTCGGTGAGCATTGACAACTTCGTGCAATCTGACGAAGGCTCAGTTTTCCTTCGTTTACCAGACGCAATACTTCGCGTACGTTACGCATATTCATCCTCCTGTTCATTGAAAAATCTCTCCTTCCTGAAATAATTTATAATTTATTTCGGGAAGTTGGTGTAAAAACATCATTTACTCCGAACAGGACAGGTAAATTGTCCAGTTTGCCACCGGAATAGGTGTCCATTTTGCTCCGGAATTAATTTCCACATTCAACCGGAACTGCTGTCCAGTATTTCCCGGTATGAATGTCCAATCTATGCCGGAATCGCTGTCCAGTCAAAACCGGAATAACTGTCCAGTTTCTGCCGAAATCATTGTCAACTTTCAACCGGAATGACTGTCCAGTTTGCTCCGAAATATGCATTCGGTGCGATATGATTCCATTACTCTAAGATAGTATGTACCATTATTTTTAAAACACTCAATAAACATAAATGACCCCACCTTTATATTGTATATGTCTACTAAATTTTACCATAACTTTCGTGGGATTGCAAGCAAAAAAACCGCAATTTCTTGCGGTTTTTAAAAAAATTTTCTCAATATTCAAACTAATGTTCTGTTAAACTCGGGTTATACCATATTTGCTTATGCTAATAAAATTCCTAAATAAATTTCTTTTCAAAGTCCAATGTTTTCTTGTAAACAGATATATGGACAACTCTCCTTCCGATAACCCTGTTTCTCAGAAATACCGTGCTTTAAAGATTGATGAAATGCCTATCGTTGAAAAGCGTCAGTTGTACGACTACAGGCATTTATTGAATAAGTACCTTGAAGAACACGGTAAACCTCTTAAACCTGTTAAACATAGAGGAAAAAATATCCCGCCACAAGGTACTGTATGTCCTGTCTGTAATGCACCCTCCGAATATATCTACGATAATACAGGTGGTAGAGGCCAGCTTAAGTGCAAAGTTTGTAATTCTACTTTCTGCCCGCATAACGCTTACCTCGAAAAGCTCATCCTTAAATGCCCTCATTGCGGCAAGACCCTCCAAAAAAAACGTGATCGTAAGCAATTCTTCGTTTATGTTTGTGTTAATAAACATTGCCCATTCTATATCCAAAACCTGGCTTCTATGTCTAAAGCCGAAAAAGCTGATTTCGAGAAGAATCCTTATAAATACAAACTACATTACTATTACAGGGTATTCGATATTGAATTGGATTCCCTCAAGGAGGATCCTCATTATCCCTCTGCTTTAGACCTTTCCCGTATCAGAAACCCCAAGTATGTCCTTGGCCTTGCACTTACCTATCATATTAACTATGGCCTCAGTACTCGCCAAACTGCTTCTATCCTCTGGGATATCCACAACATCAAAATTACTCACCAGACTGTGGCCAACTATGCTTCTTCTGCCGCCAGGGTGGTTAAACCCTTCGTTGATAATTACCCTTATGAGCTCTCCGACTCCATCTCTGTTTGTGGCGATGAAACCTATGTTAAAGTCCTTGGTAAAAAACATTTTGTCTTCTTTATAATGGATGCCATTAAGAAGATTATTACTTCTTATTCTGTCTTCTTATACAGGGATGGCGTTTCTGCTATTAAGGCTATTTATTCTACCTTATCCAAGTTCAGAAAACTTCCTGAAAACCTTACCCTTATCTTCGACGGAAACCCCATATATGTCCTGGCTCAACACTTCTTTGCTCAACACGGTATTCACTTTGATGTTAAACAGGTTATCGGCCTGACCAACAAGGATGAAGTTTCTGAAGAATACCGCTGGCTTAAGCAAATTATTGAACGCTTAATCAGAACTTTCAAGGGTGTCTACAGAGGTAAAAATGGTTTTAATTCTTTTGAACGCGCAAATGAATTTATGGCCCTGTTTGCAGCATTCTTCAACTTCTTGCGCAGACATTCATCCCTTGATTACAATGTACCTGTTAGTATCCCGGAAATTGAAGCCATGCCTGACATGCCCTCCAAATGGTTAAAATTACTCAGACTCTCTTATGACTATTTGGAAAATTTACAGGCCTCAGCTTAATTTCTACTTATCTTTTCTTTTATTAATTTCTATATTATCTTCCTATGCCCTTTTTTCGGTATAATACTTACTTTTAGCTACTTCTCAAGGGAATTGCCTGCCATTTCCTTGTATATCTGTATTCTGTTTCCAATGTCCAGTATTTCTTTTTGCTTCTTCAATAAATTGTTCTCCATTTTTCATTAGTTTTCATAATTTATTTGACACTACCCATGTTTTGTTTTTATATTTCCGCTTTTTAGAGCGGTTAAAGCTTTTAAAAATTTCATTTTATCTTCTTAAGGGCAATATATTTATTTTGCATATTAAAATTATAATTACTTGTACGAATGTTATTATCAGTTCAAGTAGATACCAGGATTTTTATATTACTCATCCGGATTCTGTTCCCATGTTACCTTCGTTTGAGGAACAGTCATATGTATTAATCCAACACAGTTTGGCATGACACCATTAGTATTATAATATCTCACTACTCTTGCCATCATATATAATGACTGACATGCCGGGGCACTCAACCATCTGCTGGGTGAATAATAATCACAAAAAACTCTGACATAGTTTGGTATACATAAATTTTCATCGATGAATCCTGCTATTCGGGAACACGCGTCAAGGAAATCAGTTGTTTCAACATAATATTTGTACTCTGGTCCATTGTGTTGTGAATCCCAAACATATGCAATATTATAATATGTGTAGCCACCATCGTCAGATCTGCCTTCATCTTTCCAACGCCACCAGCCCATCTCACCTGTCGCCAAAGGGCCTTCACAGGACCTGATTCTTACATAGTTTGGCCAAATACCATTATCTTTATAGTATCTCAACGCTCTGGCCAAAATATCTGTCATCTGGGCCAGACTAACAGTCCGTCCGTCTCCCACATTCACGTAATTAGGATATGTATGATAACCATCGCTATAATGGGCATCCATCCAATCAGCGCAGCGTTTTGCCATATCCATATATTGAGCCTTAGACACGGTCCTGTAAACATTAAATGTTAAATCCGAACGGCTATCCAATACAACACCGCTGCTATCCAAGAATGTAACTACCACTGTCCACTGACCATCAACATCAAGCGGGACTGAGCCTAGTGTTAATGCAGAATCTTCAACGCTTGCTGAAGCTCCAGGACCTAAGTTTGGAATTGTTATCGTTGAAGTTGCAACCATAGTATTGTCAGGATTTTTATACTGCAATTGTACTTTAGCATCAGTCAGTGTCGCCGTTCCTATATTTTTAACTCCTACAGTCACAATTACCTTGTTGGCAGGGTAGTAATCCGCCTGGTTTGTAGCTTGTGACACAATTTCTCCCTGTAAAGTAGTACCTTCAACAGTAAAACTGATAGGCGAGTGTCCGTTTAGTGAAGATGAGTCAAGTATTGTACCGTCGCTAGTCTTAAAAACATACTCAACCTTCCATATCCCAATTGCAGCATCTACTGGAAGCGTATACGTATCGCTCTGGGTTGAAATTTCATTCGGAGTCAATTGTGAAATGATCTTCGTGTATACTGCCTTCACAACATTATTCGGATCTTTGATAGTCCATTCAACTACCGGACTTTGAAGAGTCTGGCTACCTGTATTCTTTACTCTCAGAGTCACAACTACAGGATCACCCGGCACATACCGAGACCGGTCGGTTGATGCTTCAGTTACTCTACCGGCAATAGCTGAAGAAGCACTAATATTCCATTTGTCTGACTGTTCCCACTGCCAGCTGGCCAGCGGATACCGAAAATAAGCTACGCCCGTCGCACCGTTTGCCCTGGCATAATCTACGCACTGTTTCATCTCGAGCGGTGTCATATAATTGCCGTCGTCATCCAGGGTTTGAATCCCAGCCCAAATCTCACAACCTGATACTGCCTGCCCAACGAAGTAGCTGGTCTGAGCGCCGACCCATGAAGGTTTGTATTTATAATTATGCGTATATGTCATTGGGGTAATAAACTGTAGATACTGCGACATGTTAGCAACGTTCTGTCCATAATAGGTAGCAGTGCTGCTCCCCTCGGCCATTGTCGCTGCACTCAATGGAATATTAGGTTTATACTGGTTCATCTTCTGGCGGATTAATGAACAGTAAGTTGTAATAGCATCCTGCGCTCCGGAATAGTTGTTAGCATTTCCTGGATATCGGATGCAATCCAAGTGAATACCATCTATATCGTGATCTCGAACTAAGGGGGTAATTATATTATTTATGATATAGTTTCTATAAGACGTATCCCTTGCATCTATCCAATCACCGCCGACCGTAGCATAACTGCCAGTCGATGCTTTGAGATGATCATTTAAAACAATGACCCAGGCATGTACCTTGATTCCTTTCGGATACGCAGCGTTTATTACATCATCCAGAGTCGTCGTCACAAAGTTGCCATCAGTGCCTTTGACCAGAAGAAATATATCTGTAACACCATGAGCAGCGCAGGTATCCACCACATTCGCAACCCCCATGTTCCTCGCGGTGGAACCTAGTAGCCATACAGCCTTTGCAGCAACTGTAGTAGCACTTGCCGGCAGATCATTTGGTGTAAATTTGAACGCCAGCAAGGTCCCATCTCCACGCTGGTCTCTAAATTTGTTCGTGAGAGTTGTGGCTGTAATTTTGTAGCACGTTAAAGTCTGCGCTGTGCCATAATTAGCCGCATTCCCGGCTAATGACGTCGTATAAGTGTATGAACTCATACCCAGCGGATTTTTCCAAGGGTCCCAGATATAATAATAACGTTGGTCAGGATCTGTAGTGCTTCCATCCCAGCCTCCTATCAGGATATAGTGGCCATCTACCGTATTCATGACTGCAAGCCATCCATTATCAAGATAATCCCTAAGCTGCGAGAGGGTTATCCAGGCCGTCTGCGCAGTGTAATCACTCACATCATTGTCAACCCCTGTGATTATGGAACGAAGTTCAGAATAGGAGCACCCAGAAGTTGTTATGTGTCTTCCGATATATTTATGACCAAGAAAATCTTCGAATGTATATGTCGTATATTTGCTATAAACATACGGGTCTTTTGACTTTAGCCCGCCTCTTCCGTCGTTATGATAATCTGCCTCTCCATAAATATCGTAAAGCTTTTTATGAATATTCGGAATGAAATATTGTAGGCCCATTGCGATTGAAGTTGGTCCGCAAAAACCTTCGTAGGTACTGCTCCCGCCATAAAACGGACCATCGTCGTTTTCGCTTGTCGGTTGCTGGTGGTACCAAATACCCTTGTTAATCTTAGCATAGCATGGCAGCGAGAAACTACTGACAATACCCAATATCAATAAAGCCACTATTACTATTTTTCCTCTTCTTTTAAATAATGACATCTTTAACCTCCTCCTATCTCAATAAATTAGATTTATCTTTAAATAGCTCGAATTCTCCTATAATTTCAGATCTATTTAAATTCATAACTAACATAACAAAAATTTCATAAAGCATCTTACAAAGCCCTGCCCTATCATCTGCAAAGCATCGCTCACAACGCTTTGAGCAGGCCTCCGGCCCTAATAAATCCCCCGGCATACCCTATCAGTGCTCGCAGGGTCATCTGCCCTAACATTCCTTCGGTAAGCCTTATGTAGATTGATGGTGCTACATCAATACTCGTATGCAGAATCTATGCTCTCATGGAGGGATTGAACATACTAAGCCCCATCACTAAGCTTTATTAATTCTTCTAAGGCTTTATGCTACCTTAAAGAATATAATCTTTATTAATTATCTTGAACTACTTTGAGCACATAATCCCGAGGTTTTATTCCCTCATACCTTAAAAAAGCACGCTTAAACGAATACACATTTTCATAGCCCACTGCTTTTGCAATATTGCAGATATCATATCCAGCATCTTTCAATAGTTCCTTTGCCTTTTCCATTCTGAGACGGCATATATAATCGTAAAAATTAATCCCTGAAACTTCCTTGAAAATTTTTGATATAGATGATACAGGCATGTTAAATACTTCTGATAGTTCCTTCAGTGACAAACTAGAATTGGAGTAGTTATCATTAACATATTGTAGAAGATTCTTTTCCAGATCAATGTTTTCAGAATCATTAGCATACCTGTTTCTTTCACATATACAGTTGCTTACTTCGTAAAGGTATGACCATAGGGTTTCCATATCTTCCGACACCATAAGTTCTTTAAATTCTCTTTGATACATTCTTACATTAATATTTAATTCATTTAGTACTCGTATAATAGTTTCCATTATTAATGAAACCAGCCTTTTCATTGCATCTGTCGATAACTGTCTATTCTTATTTTCCAACTTTATCTCATCAATAATTCTAGCAACTGTATCAAAGTTGCCTACCTTAAGATTGTTAATAAGCTGTATCTCCCAATCTGTTGGATAATAATAAAATCCACCTTCTATTACTATCTTTGGGTTTCCGAGTAGATCAAGCCCAAAAATTGCACATTCCATATTCTTCCTTGCTATCTGGTAAGACTTGCTTATACCAATTATGCCTTTTTCAATACTGCCTACGGATATGATAGGCTTAATATTATTTGATGATTCTATTTTGAGCCGAACATTTTCTATCACCTTATGCACATATACTTCGTCTTTTTCAGGATGGTCAAGGGAAATTATTACTGCAATATCATCATTTAAATCTTCCAGCAATTGAAATGGCATGTTTGCACTGTCTAACACTTCACTCACAGTAACAATAAAATTCAATCTCTTTCGTTTTTCCAATGATGGCATATCACTTGTGTACTTCTGAATACTCATTTGTTCTTTACTAGCTTTTTTTACATGAAAGTTTTTTCCTTCATTAATAAGAACAACACAATAGGAACTGCTATTATTGTAATTTAATCCCAACTCTAATAATTTTTCCGAAAGCTTATCATATTCAAAATAACCATTTAGTAAACGTAAAAGTAAATTACACCTGGCAGCATTTTCATA carries:
- a CDS encoding IS21 family transposase — protein: MRNVREVLRLVNEGKLSLRQIARSCQCSPTTVAAITERYKNQHLDWPMISQMDDAELEAKLYPQEIRSSKKPLPDYEYIHKELMKKGVTLQLLWQEYKEKYPDGVQYTQFCDHYLKWRKLRNLSMHQIHRAGEKVFVDWAGLTHYIIDADTGERREVYFFVAVLGASNMLYTEPCLSMELHAWINAHVNAFTYFGGSTEIIVPDNTKTAVKKPCYYEPEIHPTYREMASHYGCVIIP
- a CDS encoding helix-turn-helix transcriptional regulator — its product is MSSHLLKSYTYRKTLISYTVILIIPTIVFCSIFIKETLQNNKREMVQMYEQDTQRIRDTIDSKLAELNSMGDRLYQSNWVGKLTSDTKIFEKEFDTLKKLEIIQDLNNYMAFLRILSSIAVIFPYKDLVVSNIGWHNINDYFNLILGNEENEFKILYSEMINYTYFKIIESSQEDYQESSPNYIAVLKSMELNDKPRAVLLLFVDKGYLRYYLRQIAGPGLKELSISNGNINIFDESFGQLLSESLKKQDSYLNFTTISNISSWEYKCVYSNNNIPFQTKQIFPLLLPCILSLVSGFLVAVFLAKVTYKPLEKLINKVFKQNDFFKNNGKKSQVLNEYKLIETSFDKLVIEKETIMHRVKNYENAARCNLLLRLLNGYFEYDKLSEKLLELGLNYNNSSSYCVVLINEGKNFHVKKASKEQMSIQKYTSDMPSLEKRKRLNFIVTVSEVLDSANMPFQLLEDLNDDIAVIISLDHPEKDEVYVHKVIENVRLKIESSNNIKPIISVGSIEKGIIGISKSYQIARKNMECAIFGLDLLGNPKIVIEGGFYYYPTDWEIQLINNLKVGNFDTVARIIDEIKLENKNRQLSTDAMKRLVSLIMETIIRVLNELNINVRMYQREFKELMVSEDMETLWSYLYEVSNCICERNRYANDSENIDLEKNLLQYVNDNYSNSSLSLKELSEVFNMPVSSISKIFKEVSGINFYDYICRLRMEKAKELLKDAGYDICNIAKAVGYENVYSFKRAFLRYEGIKPRDYVLKVVQDN